One window of Nitrospira sp. genomic DNA carries:
- a CDS encoding metallophosphoesterase — MTGATGKGATRVAWVTDIHLDFLSREECEAFYVSITRNEPDVLFITGDISVAPALVPHLEVLSQTLNKPIYFVLGNHDFYGGSITEVRATLRECFRAHPFLTYLPDAGIVPLTPSTALVGCDGWGDSRYGNYARSPMKMNDHRFIQELTGLTRVKLQQELMRLGDEAAGYLRQTLPNACDRYPHVILLTHVPPFPESCRGRGQRHHDEWLPFYACQAVGDVLLETMRVRPNCQLTVYCGHTHHSGTAQVLPNLTVFTGAAQYGKPHVNAVIEVR, encoded by the coding sequence ATGACGGGAGCAACAGGTAAGGGAGCCACGCGCGTGGCCTGGGTTACTGATATTCATCTGGATTTCTTGAGTCGGGAGGAATGTGAGGCGTTCTATGTCTCCATCACGCGGAATGAACCGGATGTGCTCTTTATCACGGGAGATATCTCCGTCGCTCCGGCGCTGGTGCCGCATCTCGAAGTACTGAGTCAGACTCTGAACAAGCCCATCTATTTCGTGTTGGGGAATCACGACTTCTATGGCGGGTCGATCACCGAAGTGCGGGCAACTCTTCGAGAATGTTTCCGTGCGCATCCGTTCCTGACGTATCTCCCAGACGCGGGCATTGTTCCCTTGACTCCATCAACGGCGTTGGTGGGCTGTGATGGATGGGGCGACAGTCGGTACGGGAACTATGCCAGGTCACCCATGAAAATGAATGACCACCGCTTTATCCAGGAACTGACGGGTCTGACTCGGGTTAAACTTCAGCAGGAGCTGATGCGGTTGGGCGACGAAGCCGCTGGCTATCTTCGTCAGACCTTGCCAAACGCATGTGATCGCTATCCTCACGTCATTCTCCTTACCCATGTTCCTCCATTTCCAGAATCCTGCCGGGGTCGTGGGCAGCGGCATCATGATGAGTGGCTTCCGTTCTATGCCTGCCAGGCGGTGGGGGATGTGTTGCTCGAGACTATGCGGGTGAGGCCGAATTGCCAGCTCACCGTGTATTGCGGGCACACGCACCATAGCGGTACCGCACAGGTGTTGCCGAATCTCACAGTCTTTACGGGTGCAGCTCAGTATGGGAAGCCACACGTCAATGCGGTGATTGAGGTTCGGTGA
- a CDS encoding helix-turn-helix domain-containing protein: MSLDLVSSPFLTLKEAAAFLRYSPSSLYNREDIPRYKLPGSKDWRYDRAELLAWAKSAVPQRLQPELEPSALPPAMSPEPRKVPRHRTSRYR; encoded by the coding sequence ATGTCCCTCGATCTGGTGTCTAGTCCGTTTCTCACCCTCAAGGAGGCTGCGGCCTTCCTTCGCTATAGCCCCAGCAGTCTCTATAACCGGGAGGATATTCCCCGCTACAAGCTGCCCGGTTCCAAGGATTGGCGGTATGACCGGGCAGAATTGTTGGCCTGGGCCAAGTCCGCGGTCCCTCAGCGACTCCAGCCGGAGCTCGAGCCATCCGCTCTCCCACCCGCGATGTCTCCGGAACCCCGGAAGGTTCCGCGTCACCGCACCTCACGCTATCGCTAA